Part of the Vicugna pacos chromosome 3, VicPac4, whole genome shotgun sequence genome is shown below.
GTATAAATATTTCTACTGACCTTAATACTTGACAGTCATAGCTTCCCAACTGATCTTCTAATGTACAGGCTCTGTTCTCAAAagagccatttaaaaataaattacaaaaatttcaaaaatgactagttttaaaaaatgcttgtCTGCTTTTAGCCTATTCTCAGGGCATTTGCTTCCAAATAAACATCAGGATACCCAAGATGCAAGAAGCAGTTGCTTTACGTGCATTGTTCAATatggaagaattttttttggtgCGAATAATGCGTCAcattaataactttaaatatgAAATGAACAAGATCAGAGAAGACAAAAAATAGTTtcgaaattattttttaaattcttatagttTATTTCTGAACATTATATTTGAGGTCAGAGCGTATACATTAAAACATAATTCAGAAATGATAACTGTCAAATGTGAAAGTGACTAGAGCCTACACTCTGGAGGCTTATGtatgaataaagacaaaaatacatGATTTCACTTAAGGACCATACAGAAGGAGTCTAGTTATAAAGTAGTGAATTGAATCAACATAAAATGGTCAGCTCTTTGTGTGTTTAGATGTAATCAATGTCATGGCTAGAGCAGGAAATGACGGAGGTTAGAAAGGCTGGATTTGAATCTTGAATCTGATGTGTAAGCATGGATGCAATCTTTGCCAAACTGCTAAAATTATTTGCACAGAAGCCTCTTGAATTGTCGATTGTTTATAATAGCATGCCTCTCCATTGGATTAAATTAACTGATATTAATCATACACAGCTCCAAGCACAGAGCAGGTACCCAACAAATGTTGGGTTGTCAGTCTGCATTCAGTTAATGAAGCATTCTCATGAAtgcatttcttcttctgtttctagGACTGAGTGATTGCATCAGAGGCCTCACTGTGGGGTCTCTGTTTTCTGGTTTATCTCAGAACTTCAATGGGCACAGACAATGAAACTCTCCCCCAAGACTTTCTGCTGTTGGGTTTTCCTGGGTCCCAGTTCCTTCAGCGCTCCCTTTTCATGCTTTTCCTGGTTATGTACATTCTCACAGTTGGTGGTAACATGGCTATCTTGATGTTGGTGAGTACCTCCCACCAGCtacacacccccatgtacttctttctgAGTAATCTATCTTTCCTGGAGATTTGGTACACCACAGCTGCAGTCCCCAAAGCCCTGGCCATCTTCCTGGGGAGAAGCCAAACCATATCATTCACCAGCTGCCTTTTGCAGATGTACCTTGTTTTCTCACTGGGCTGCACAGAGTACTTCCTCCTGGCAGCCATGGCTTACGACCCCTATCTGGCCATCTGTTACCCTCTCCACTACGGGGTCATCATGAATAGCCTCCTCTCAGTGCAGCTGGCCCTGGGCTCCTGGGTCTGTGGTTTCTTGGCCATTGCAGTGCCCACAGCCCTCATCAGCAGCCTGGCCTTCTGCGGCCCCCACACCATCAACCACTTCTTCTGTGACATTGCACCCTGGATTGCCCTAGCCTGTACCAGCACACGACCAGTGGAACTTGTGAGCTTTGTGATTGCTTCTGTGGTCATCCTGAGTTCCTGCCTTATCACCTCTTATGTAAAATAGGAACattgatattttttattcttaattaatACTGTccttaggattttaaaaaatggtaaatgGCACATACATAAAACATCAGTATGAGCTGCTAttaaatattctgagttctaGGCATCAGGAAACACAACATGACCTCAATTCTCACCCTCTAGGAAGAGGTTGCCATGGTTTATTTGGCAATAAGCCTACATTTTGCCAAATAACTAAAATTAACTTTTCTAAAGTtatctttatatatagttttatctgttatatacatttatttattttggtaacTAGTTATTATCAATAAATCCTAatgataaatttaattaaattaagatTGCTGTACAAACCAACTGTTGCTTGTAAACACAATGTCAGCTCATAATGGACAACATACTGTCTCCctctgaatttatcttttatgtATGATGCCTTTAGGGTTATCTTTCTAATATTGGAGCACACCACATACTACTTCCTCTCTCAGAAACTTCCCCCTTCTCCCTTATTGCCTActgaaacacaattttttttcttaaagtatgaCTATCTGAATGTGTTAACTTGTTATACCTCACATAACACACTAATACCTCTTTGTTCACAATTCAGTTTTGTCACCAGACCACATGCCATTTCCCAGGCACATTTTGTACATCATACCCCCTAAAGTTTTCAGCTTTAGTGTTTTTGCTTATAatactttctttcttctttctttcctttcccttcacaCTCCTCAAAAGCTGTTAACCTTTCAAAGACAATACCACATTCATACTTTCAGTTAGTCATTCAACAATCCTATCCAAGATCAAAATTAGTACATTATGTTAGTATTTTAAGTTGTTCCATGTTTAATTATCACCCCATGATCTCAATGCATGTTAGTTTATTGTCTGTTGCTTGTTTTACCATTAACCTAAAGATAATTGAGAACATACATTACATTTCCTATATATTATAATTAAGTTAATAGCACTATGATTAATAAAGTGtggaattttcttttattgtcaaCCCAATCTACTTATTCTTTTATTGTAATATTCAATCATTTCAAACatatttttgtaattctttttcttttattaaacattaaaaactgCCTCCCTATAAATAAAAATCCATATGTTAaaattatgactttttaaaatgaaatgagttttgAAAGCTAAGTAATTATTATTACCTTTAATTGAAAGCTAAATATGGGCTGAGATTTAAGCTAATAATTTGCGTCTCTTATATAATCCTCAAAGCAACACAATGAGTTTACCACTGTTACTATGCCCAACAAATGAGGATAGATCAAGACTTAGAGAATGTACATCAGAAATGAGAGACTACAGGCAGAAAGTGTCAGGGTCAAGATTTacagcctaaaaaaaaaaatttaaaccctaTATATTAACTATATATTAATTCTAACaaaatttcactatttttttaacttacaaattTAAATTGATAGAAAATCTGAGTCAGATTCAATATAATAACTAAAGCAAAAGAGATAATTCCAGATTAGAAGAACAGAAAGGGACACAGTCGAGAGTCAAAGGATTTTAATTTATAAGCCCCAGAGAAATAGATTTTCCTGTTGATGTACGTAGGCCCTCTTTTGCTAAATGCTGTGGGTTTGCAGGGGAAAAGTAATAACCAAGCCAGACCAATCTCACTTGCAGAATTTTGGTAGAAAAGATTGACCACTGTTTGGACACCCTGGATTGAatactgtatatatgtgtatatatatatatatgtgtgtatgtctgtgcatTATACAGtcttcaatacatatatatatatgtgtgtgtatatatgtaatacacacacacacactctgggccAATGGTGGACCTTCTGAACAAGGCTTTTACAGTCAACAGATACCCTCTTCTCCCAGTGAACTGTGTCATGTTCCCCTTTTGGGGTCTGACTTTCTCTACACATAGTAACCATCCCAACCCATGGAACCAGCACTGAGAACAGAGTCCAACCAATGCCATCACTCTTACAAAGGGGGTGGGACATTCCAAGAAGAGATGAGAAAAGGAGTCTCTAGAATGCCCTCACCACCACTTTTGCTCTTAACTCAGAGGAAGTAGACCAGAGGTGCACTTCCTTATTGCTTTGTAaacttagaattttttaaaagttggattTGTGTCTTGGGACAGGATCTCACCCTCATACCCAGCTTCAGGGGAATTGATTAGTAACAATTTAGATAGATAGCATTATTTACATGGCTAAATAAGAGTTCTCCAGGGGAATACTgaagttttgttctttatcatggaaaatttagtttatatttgAGCCCCTGTTTTCGGCAGGTAAGATCGTGTAGGCTGAAAGATGTCATAGGCACATTCTGAGAAGCTTTAAACCAGACTTCTGATTCTAATGGGATGAATTAATTACAGCCTCAATATTATTTGAAAACATATTTAACATTCAGTAATTTAAAGATCAGTTAATATCATTTACTGCAATATATATTCAaagattcaaaaatattttaacttaacTATCTCATCTGGTCTAAGTTATATCTCATTCAGAGCAAAACTCCCATGTTCTTTCAGATTTTTCCTATATCATTcagattttgtgtatgtttgccATACTGAGGTTTGCTTTTCCTAAAAGTTTACAGAAGAGAGGTTAAGAGCAATTTCTTCAGAGTCAGACAACCtaggtttgaattctggcttttCCATGTATGAGATatgtaattctggcttctgttaTTTTATATCTCAGTGCACTCTTTCTTTACAGTTATGAAAAGATGGTAATATTAAAATCCCAAAGTTGTTATGAGGACAAAATGCTATATTTTCAGAGAATCTAACACCAAACCTGTCGCATA
Proteins encoded:
- the LOC102527651 gene encoding LOW QUALITY PROTEIN: olfactory receptor 6F1 (The sequence of the model RefSeq protein was modified relative to this genomic sequence to represent the inferred CDS: substituted 2 bases at 2 genomic stop codons), giving the protein MGTDNETLPQDFLLLGFPGSQFLQRSLFMLFLVMYILTVGGNMAILMLVSTSHQLHTPMYFFLSNLSFLEIWYTTAAVPKALAIFLGRSQTISFTSCLLQMYLVFSLGCTEYFLLAAMAYDPYLAICYPLHYGVIMNSLLSVQLALGSWVCGFLAIAVPTALISSLAFCGPHTINHFFCDIAPWIALACTSTRPVELVSFVIASVVILSSCLITSYVKXEHXYFLFLINTVLRILKNGKWHIHKTSV